A single genomic interval of Electrophorus electricus isolate fEleEle1 chromosome 4, fEleEle1.pri, whole genome shotgun sequence harbors:
- the wbp2nl gene encoding postacrosomal sheath WW domain-binding protein isoform X1 has protein sequence MTLYFGQSRVGKHFTDTSPQRAEVILRHLTANMALNRNHTQQGGVLIDNSESVLRDCKNVELSFSDVTQKSDVFKGTKKGSVYLTPYRMVFVSSHMKDKFGSFMFPYYLMKNFSIEQPVFAANYIQGTIKAEAGGGWEGQACFKMSFLSGGAIELGQHLFKLATNASRAPAQGGMGAFGSAGFMNGYPSPAPPPAPPHTFPYGPVPQNPPPQAFPYGPQTPYTPYPYPPAVPGIYPTAPPYMAPPPPYPGSPQNWNSPPVAPGNSKAAEAAGSAYYNPTQPHHVYMPMDQPPPYSPPQNQCDKKNN, from the exons ATGACGTTGTATTTTGGTCAGTCACGAGTTGGGAAACATTTCACCGACACATCGCCACAGCGAGCAGAAGTAATACTCCGACATCTCACAGCAAACATGGCACTAAATCGAAATCATACTCAACAAGGTGGTGTTCTGATCGACAACAGCGAAAG TGTGCTCAGGGACTGTAAGAATGTGGAGCTCTCCTTCAGTGATGTCACACAGAAGAGTGATGTGTTCAAGGGAACCAAGAAGGGCTCTGTGTACCTCACACCGTacagg atgGTCTTTGTGAGCAGTCATATGAAGGATAAGTTTGGCTCGTTTATGTTCCCCTATTACTTGATGAAGAACTTCAGCATTGAACAACCAGTTTTTGCTGCAAACTACATCCAAGGAACCATCAAAGCAGAGGCTGGCg GTGGTTGGGAGGGCCAAGCCTGCTTTAAGATGTCTTTCCTCAGTGGCGGCGCTATAGAATTGGGTCAGCATCTCTTCAAACTGGCCACCAATG cgTCCCGTGCTCCTGCGCAGGGTGGAATGGGTGCATTTGGCTCTGCAGGCTTCATGAATGGCTACCCcagccctgccccgcccccagccccgccccacACCTTCCCTTATGGGCCAGTACCCCAAAACCCTCCTCCACAGGCCTTCCCCTACGGGCCACAGACTCCCTACACCCCATACCCTTACCCGCCTGCTgtcccag gcatatATCCTACAGCTCCACCCTACatggctccacctcctccttaCCCTGGATCCCCCCAGAACTGGAACTCTCCTCCAG TTGCTCCAGGAAACTCTAAAGCAGCAGAAGCAGCTGGAAGTGCCTATTACAACCCCACCCAACCGcaccatgtctacatgccaatg GACCAGCCTCCTCCGTACTCTCCTCCTCAAAATCAGTGTGACAAGAAGAACAACTGA
- the wbp2nl gene encoding postacrosomal sheath WW domain-binding protein isoform X2 — protein MTLYFGQSRVGKHFTDTSPQRAEVILRHLTANMALNRNHTQQGGVLIDNSESVLRDCKNVELSFSDVTQKSDVFKGTKKGSVYLTPYRMVFVSSHMKDKFGSFMFPYYLMKNFSIEQPVFAANYIQGTIKAEAGGGWEGQACFKMSFLSGGAIELGQHLFKLATNGIYPTAPPYMAPPPPYPGSPQNWNSPPVAPGNSKAAEAAGSAYYNPTQPHHVYMPMDQPPPYSPPQNQCDKKNN, from the exons ATGACGTTGTATTTTGGTCAGTCACGAGTTGGGAAACATTTCACCGACACATCGCCACAGCGAGCAGAAGTAATACTCCGACATCTCACAGCAAACATGGCACTAAATCGAAATCATACTCAACAAGGTGGTGTTCTGATCGACAACAGCGAAAG TGTGCTCAGGGACTGTAAGAATGTGGAGCTCTCCTTCAGTGATGTCACACAGAAGAGTGATGTGTTCAAGGGAACCAAGAAGGGCTCTGTGTACCTCACACCGTacagg atgGTCTTTGTGAGCAGTCATATGAAGGATAAGTTTGGCTCGTTTATGTTCCCCTATTACTTGATGAAGAACTTCAGCATTGAACAACCAGTTTTTGCTGCAAACTACATCCAAGGAACCATCAAAGCAGAGGCTGGCg GTGGTTGGGAGGGCCAAGCCTGCTTTAAGATGTCTTTCCTCAGTGGCGGCGCTATAGAATTGGGTCAGCATCTCTTCAAACTGGCCACCAATG gcatatATCCTACAGCTCCACCCTACatggctccacctcctccttaCCCTGGATCCCCCCAGAACTGGAACTCTCCTCCAG TTGCTCCAGGAAACTCTAAAGCAGCAGAAGCAGCTGGAAGTGCCTATTACAACCCCACCCAACCGcaccatgtctacatgccaatg GACCAGCCTCCTCCGTACTCTCCTCCTCAAAATCAGTGTGACAAGAAGAACAACTGA